From the Octadecabacter antarcticus 307 genome, one window contains:
- a CDS encoding ABC transporter substrate-binding protein, protein MLDSEILAMIKFLENTRTPATSSLGIETSDPYWMMTLALLGRYYQKQSITISSLANSAGGAYTTALRNIEKMEKAGLIKRRGSDYNKKHIIIEPEERLIINFRSYCLSLKTQVGSMFGLNQDDQPDFTFGGAYLAAKIIPRPRKLPHPISLKGPLRLLLKDDPTFLSLVRIKEEVARCLGVEVEIDVLKYDELYAALLENADKQSSNYDLVAVDMPWLGLLQSRSAITPIGRLAERSNLNTFDFYAAAWEGGNCNGELMGIPYAPAAELFLYRKDIFADHGLIAPSTVQEVIDAARLINDPTNGRYGVSWNAARGHAIGQTFIQVLGAFGQPPVSLRKFGENYDLNTSSELLRPKLDTEAGHAALEFLRELVRYSPPDIKDMDWYSRIEAYRSGRTAMTYEWSSQTVSFEEDTHSPSRGKTGYLPHPRGPKGKNISPMGGYIMSVPSNLSKERVEPAWCALRWLASPEMVKQLILNGSPVNLRYSVAADPEVSRADAVVRHVDALARLDQLQHWCRPAIPQMNDMTRIVGELLHDHLWDGHESKNLLREMEENLAGLFEGD, encoded by the coding sequence ATGCTCGATAGTGAAATATTGGCTATGATCAAGTTTCTCGAAAATACGCGTACACCGGCCACAAGTAGTTTGGGAATTGAAACGTCGGACCCCTACTGGATGATGACATTGGCGCTGTTGGGACGTTACTATCAAAAGCAGAGCATCACGATCTCTTCGCTCGCTAACTCTGCTGGTGGTGCTTACACAACGGCGTTGCGCAACATTGAAAAGATGGAGAAAGCAGGCCTAATCAAACGGCGCGGTTCCGATTACAACAAGAAGCATATCATCATCGAACCGGAAGAGAGGCTCATCATCAACTTCCGTTCCTATTGCCTCTCGTTGAAAACTCAAGTCGGGTCTATGTTTGGCTTGAACCAGGATGATCAGCCTGACTTTACATTTGGTGGTGCCTATTTGGCCGCTAAGATCATACCGCGACCGAGAAAGCTGCCACATCCTATCAGTCTTAAAGGGCCATTGCGTCTCTTGCTAAAGGACGATCCCACATTTCTGTCCTTGGTTCGAATTAAGGAGGAGGTCGCTCGATGTCTGGGTGTCGAAGTTGAGATAGATGTACTGAAATATGATGAACTCTACGCAGCATTGTTGGAAAATGCAGATAAACAATCATCCAACTATGATTTAGTCGCCGTGGATATGCCTTGGCTGGGGCTTCTTCAAAGCAGAAGTGCTATTACGCCGATTGGACGCCTTGCTGAACGCAGCAATCTTAATACTTTCGATTTTTATGCTGCTGCGTGGGAGGGTGGAAATTGTAATGGGGAGCTGATGGGTATACCTTACGCTCCGGCCGCTGAGCTCTTTTTGTATAGAAAAGACATTTTTGCGGATCATGGCCTTATCGCTCCCAGCACTGTCCAAGAAGTCATTGATGCAGCGCGTTTGATCAATGATCCAACAAATGGAAGATATGGCGTATCTTGGAACGCTGCGCGGGGGCATGCAATTGGACAAACATTTATACAGGTACTTGGCGCCTTTGGTCAGCCTCCTGTCAGCCTGAGAAAATTCGGAGAAAACTATGATCTTAATACTTCCTCGGAATTGCTGCGCCCCAAACTTGACACTGAAGCGGGGCACGCCGCACTCGAGTTTCTCCGCGAGCTTGTCCGCTATTCTCCGCCCGATATAAAGGACATGGATTGGTACAGTCGGATTGAGGCCTATCGCTCGGGTCGAACAGCAATGACATACGAATGGTCTTCACAGACTGTTAGTTTCGAGGAGGATACGCATTCTCCCTCCCGCGGTAAAACTGGCTATCTTCCTCACCCACGGGGGCCGAAAGGGAAAAACATCTCGCCCATGGGAGGTTATATAATGTCGGTGCCTTCCAACCTTTCAAAAGAGCGTGTCGAACCTGCATGGTGTGCTTTGCGGTGGCTCGCCAGTCCTGAAATGGTCAAACAACTCATCCTAAATGGGAGTCCAGTCAATCTTCGATATAGTGTCGCTGCTGATCCGGAGGTTTCGCGAGCGGACGCTGTGGTCCGCCATGTTGATGCGCTCGCGAGGTTAGATCAATTACAGCATTGGTGTCGACCGGCGATCCCGCAAATGAATGACATGACTAGGATCGTGGGAGAACTGCTGCATGACCACCTATGGGACGGGCACGAATCGAAGAACTTGTTGCGAGAAATGGAAGAAAATCTGGCGGGGTTATTCGAAGGTGACTAG
- a CDS encoding carbohydrate ABC transporter permease, protein MSQRLEARRAATILVLPAIILLLALNIFPIIYAAYISLHHWNLASPNPPRFAGLFNYEELLIDERFSNSLMVSGQFIFLAVGIELLLGFALAFVFNSKLPGLDTLRKISLLPVMAMPLVVGLTWFYMLNENFGVTNWIVTLFGFERQPFLTDQTLSILSVVLTDVWQWTPFVTLVIFAALQSLPEYVFEAARMDGLNERQIFFKMTLPLLRPAILVVLVIRAVDAFRMIELIFMMTKGGPAGATEVMPWYLYTTGFLSLNLGYAAAMAVVMIIVVTLVAQVLVRKIVNQGEME, encoded by the coding sequence ATGTCTCAACGACTTGAGGCGCGTCGCGCTGCTACAATTCTCGTGTTGCCGGCAATAATATTGCTACTCGCGCTGAATATTTTTCCGATCATTTATGCGGCCTATATCAGCCTGCATCATTGGAACCTTGCTAGTCCGAACCCCCCTCGCTTTGCTGGGCTCTTCAATTATGAAGAACTGCTTATTGATGAGCGTTTTTCCAATTCGTTGATGGTGTCTGGGCAATTCATTTTTTTAGCCGTTGGCATTGAATTGCTGCTCGGTTTCGCACTGGCTTTTGTATTCAATTCAAAACTTCCCGGTTTGGACACGTTGCGGAAGATTTCCCTGCTTCCTGTCATGGCGATGCCGCTCGTAGTAGGACTCACTTGGTTCTATATGTTGAACGAGAACTTTGGCGTTACGAATTGGATCGTGACCCTTTTTGGCTTTGAACGGCAACCGTTTCTAACAGATCAGACGCTGTCCATCCTGAGCGTCGTCCTAACGGATGTATGGCAATGGACGCCGTTTGTGACGCTAGTCATTTTTGCTGCCCTCCAATCCTTGCCGGAGTATGTGTTTGAAGCAGCTCGGATGGATGGCCTGAACGAACGTCAAATCTTTTTCAAGATGACGTTGCCCTTGTTGCGGCCCGCAATCCTAGTGGTTCTGGTCATTCGCGCTGTCGATGCGTTTCGAATGATCGAACTGATCTTTATGATGACAAAGGGGGGGCCTGCGGGCGCGACCGAAGTGATGCCCTGGTATTTATACACCACAGGATTTTTGTCCCTGAACCTCGGATATGCCGCGGCAATGGCCGTTGTCATGATCATCGTTGTGACGCTTGTGGCTCAAGTTTTGGTACGGAAAATTGTCAATCAAGGAGAGATGGAATGA
- a CDS encoding ABC transporter substrate-binding protein yields MTKEKLGFSSFSVRSLLGATALMTATAIPAHAQSVLDGETIRILAIGDPVFQVMQSMQDELETMAGGKIQLDVRPFDVLRQQVLLNAKNSDSGYDLIAVDLPQFGEYRPYLTDLNPLIAASDYDGSDFHDVAWSGAQFGGQQLGIPIQPHPQILAYRKDLFDAAEIAAPVTTEDVLNAAKALHGSQAGLSGICWNAARGTALGQTFMMNMGDFGQAPIDLSHDGTSFAMSDIQPENMHPMITSDAGYATANYLMELMKYSPPGVLNMAWDERVRVYGQGGCAMTYIWSGRSAIFELDEASAAKGNTGYVPHPHGPGAPAASTLGGWYLSIPNNLDESRVDLAWEFADWLTSAEMLAKYTEGGNCVSPRHSVSQDPAVIARCPVIPFVDAMAEAGQLQGWQRPPVLEIQGIVDVLGTEMHQMLAGEKTPGEAVENSQNLIDRMMQAAGYY; encoded by the coding sequence ATGACAAAAGAAAAACTGGGTTTTTCTAGTTTCAGCGTGCGTTCGCTGCTAGGAGCAACCGCGTTGATGACTGCTACGGCGATCCCCGCCCATGCGCAATCCGTCTTGGACGGTGAAACGATCCGAATTCTTGCAATCGGCGACCCCGTCTTCCAAGTAATGCAGAGCATGCAAGACGAACTGGAAACCATGGCAGGCGGCAAAATTCAGCTGGATGTACGCCCATTCGATGTTTTGCGTCAGCAAGTTTTACTCAATGCAAAAAACAGCGATTCAGGCTATGATTTGATTGCGGTCGACCTGCCGCAATTTGGCGAGTATCGTCCGTATCTCACAGACCTAAATCCGCTGATCGCCGCGTCGGATTATGATGGGTCTGATTTCCATGACGTTGCATGGAGTGGAGCACAATTTGGTGGCCAGCAACTCGGCATCCCGATCCAACCGCACCCGCAAATTCTTGCCTATCGTAAGGACCTCTTTGACGCTGCAGAAATTGCTGCACCCGTCACAACAGAAGACGTGCTAAATGCAGCGAAGGCGCTGCACGGCTCGCAGGCGGGTCTGAGCGGGATTTGCTGGAACGCCGCCCGCGGCACAGCTCTGGGTCAGACATTCATGATGAACATGGGCGATTTCGGACAAGCACCTATTGATCTTTCGCATGATGGGACTTCTTTCGCAATGAGCGACATCCAGCCGGAAAACATGCATCCGATGATCACGTCCGATGCTGGTTATGCTACTGCGAACTATCTAATGGAGCTGATGAAATACTCTCCTCCCGGCGTTCTCAATATGGCTTGGGACGAGCGTGTTCGGGTTTACGGTCAGGGTGGCTGTGCGATGACCTATATCTGGTCTGGCCGTTCGGCGATTTTCGAACTTGACGAAGCTTCGGCTGCCAAAGGCAATACCGGTTACGTACCCCATCCGCATGGACCTGGAGCGCCGGCCGCATCGACACTTGGCGGTTGGTATCTTTCCATCCCCAACAATCTCGATGAGAGTCGCGTCGATCTGGCCTGGGAATTTGCCGATTGGCTTACTAGTGCCGAGATGCTTGCCAAATATACTGAAGGCGGCAACTGTGTAAGCCCCCGGCATTCCGTCAGCCAAGATCCAGCTGTTATCGCCAGGTGCCCAGTAATTCCATTTGTTGACGCCATGGCGGAGGCTGGTCAGCTTCAAGGCTGGCAGCGTCCGCCGGTTCTGGAAATTCAGGGCATCGTCGACGTACTTGGTACCGAAATGCACCAGATGCTTGCAGGCGAGAAGACCCCAGGTGAAGCTGTTGAGAACTCCCAGAATCTGATCGACCGCATGATGCAGGCGGCCGGCTACTACTAA